The following coding sequences lie in one Gemmatimonadota bacterium genomic window:
- a CDS encoding carboxypeptidase regulatory-like domain-containing protein yields the protein MCSPYVRWVRQPLRVAALTTFLAAIGASGLLAQAGQITGTVTNADTGEPVVAAQISVVGTTLGITTGGNGSYTIAGVPAGTYTLQIQRIGYLEFQQPGVTVTAGQATVQNLTMAVQPLQLNAIVATGLIDPVEGVRSPITIGRLDRQNMPVPVAGSAIQNLQGQIAGVTIARGSGEPGAAAAIQLRSPTSIGAGTPLIVVDGVILGGTSADLESMDILSIEVVKGAAAASLYGSRAANGVIAITTNRGSGLAFGTTQMTARSEFGWQSAIEGLRLPTHHFYALTADGMSYADADGNAVGRGDRIQETGNQFRLFMDNPYPGPIYDNINEVWNPGSQQQHTVNLAQNTTDTNFFLSLNRNVQQGALPNNDGYSRNSFRINLDHRFLNSLSLGISAFHARTYSDDVNGSLNGL from the coding sequence ATGTGCTCACCATACGTTCGATGGGTGCGGCAACCTTTGAGGGTTGCCGCGCTGACGACGTTCCTCGCCGCGATCGGCGCCTCCGGGCTGCTTGCCCAGGCGGGACAGATCACCGGCACGGTGACCAACGCGGACACGGGAGAGCCCGTCGTCGCAGCGCAGATCTCCGTCGTGGGGACAACCCTCGGGATCACCACCGGCGGTAACGGCAGTTACACGATCGCCGGCGTCCCGGCGGGAACCTACACGCTGCAGATTCAGCGGATCGGCTACCTCGAGTTCCAGCAGCCGGGCGTCACCGTCACGGCAGGTCAGGCGACGGTCCAGAACCTCACGATGGCGGTTCAGCCCCTTCAGCTGAACGCGATCGTCGCGACCGGGTTGATCGACCCCGTCGAGGGGGTGAGGTCTCCCATCACGATCGGGCGGCTCGACCGGCAGAACATGCCGGTTCCCGTGGCCGGATCGGCAATCCAGAATCTTCAGGGGCAGATCGCGGGGGTGACCATCGCGCGCGGAAGTGGTGAGCCGGGCGCGGCCGCGGCGATCCAGCTCCGCAGCCCGACCAGCATCGGTGCCGGCACCCCCCTCATCGTCGTGGACGGCGTGATCCTGGGCGGGACAAGCGCGGACCTCGAGTCCATGGACATCCTGAGCATCGAGGTCGTGAAGGGTGCGGCCGCGGCGTCCCTCTATGGATCGCGCGCCGCGAACGGCGTCATCGCGATCACGACGAATCGTGGCTCGGGCCTCGCGTTCGGCACCACCCAGATGACGGCGAGATCCGAGTTTGGATGGCAGTCGGCCATCGAGGGGCTGCGGCTTCCCACGCACCACTTCTATGCGCTTACGGCCGACGGCATGAGCTACGCCGACGCGGACGGGAATGCCGTTGGCCGCGGCGACCGCATTCAGGAGACGGGGAACCAATTCCGCCTCTTCATGGACAACCCTTACCCGGGCCCCATCTACGACAACATCAACGAGGTGTGGAATCCGGGAAGTCAACAACAACACACCGTCAACCTGGCGCAAAACACGACGGACACAAACTTCTTTCTCAGTCTCAATCGAAACGTCCAGCAGGGTGCCCTTCCGAACAACGACGGGTACAGCCGCAACTCGTTTCGAATCAACCTGGACCATCGCTTCCTCAACTCGCTCAGCCTCGGGATCAGCGCCTTCCACGCGCGCACTTACTCCGACGACGTGAATGGGAGCCTCAACGGCCTCTAA